One Chiloscyllium plagiosum isolate BGI_BamShark_2017 chromosome 34, ASM401019v2, whole genome shotgun sequence genomic window carries:
- the cdc42 gene encoding cell division control protein 42 homolog isoform X2, whose amino-acid sequence MQTIKCVVVGDGAVGKTCLLISYTTNKFPSEYVPTVFDNYAVTVMIGGEPYTLGLFDTAGQEDYDRLRPLSYPQTDVFLVCFSVVSPSSFENVKEKWVPEITHHCPKTPFLLVGTQIDLRDDSSTIEKLAKNKQKPIILDNAEKLAKDLKAVKYVECSALTQRGLKNVFDEAILAALEPPETQRKRKCCIF is encoded by the exons ATGCAGACTATTAAATGTGTTGTAGTTGGTGATGGTGCTGTTGGTAAAACATGTCTCTTGATTTCCTATACTACAAACAAATTTCCATCAGAATATGTTCCTACA GTATTTGATAACTATGCTGTAACAGTTATGATTGGAGGTGAACCATATACCTTAGGACTGTTTGACACTGCAG GTCAGGAAGACTATGACCGATTACGACCACTGAGTTATCCACAGACTGACGTATTCCTCGTGTGCTTTTCTGTTGTGTCACCATCTTCTTTTGAAAATGTTAAAGAAAAG TGGGTACCTGAGATAACTCACCACTGTCCAAAGACTCCATTCCTGCTGGTTGGGACTCAGATTGATCTAAGGGATGACTCCTCAACCATTGAAAAGCTTGCCAAGAACAAACAGAAGCCCATTATCCTGGATAATGCTGAAAAACTGGCCAAGGATCTGAAAGCAGTCAAATATGTGGAGTGCTCTGCTCTGACACAA AGAGGTCTGAAGAATGTATTTGACGAGGCTATCCTAGCTGCCCTCGAGCCACCGGAAACTCAAAGGAAGCGGAAATGCTGTATATTCTAA
- the cdc42 gene encoding cell division control protein 42 homolog isoform X1: protein MQTIKCVVVGDGAVGKTCLLISYTTNKFPSEYVPTVFDNYAVTVMIGGEPYTLGLFDTAGQEDYDRLRPLSYPQTDVFLVCFSVVSPSSFENVKEKWVPEITHHCPKTPFLLVGTQIDLRDDSSTIEKLAKNKQKPIILDNAEKLAKDLKAVKYVECSALTQKGLKNVFDEAILAALEPPEPKKKRRPCSLL from the exons ATGCAGACTATTAAATGTGTTGTAGTTGGTGATGGTGCTGTTGGTAAAACATGTCTCTTGATTTCCTATACTACAAACAAATTTCCATCAGAATATGTTCCTACA GTATTTGATAACTATGCTGTAACAGTTATGATTGGAGGTGAACCATATACCTTAGGACTGTTTGACACTGCAG GTCAGGAAGACTATGACCGATTACGACCACTGAGTTATCCACAGACTGACGTATTCCTCGTGTGCTTTTCTGTTGTGTCACCATCTTCTTTTGAAAATGTTAAAGAAAAG TGGGTACCTGAGATAACTCACCACTGTCCAAAGACTCCATTCCTGCTGGTTGGGACTCAGATTGATCTAAGGGATGACTCCTCAACCATTGAAAAGCTTGCCAAGAACAAACAGAAGCCCATTATCCTGGATAATGCTGAAAAACTGGCCAAGGATCTGAAAGCAGTCAAATATGTGGAGTGCTCTGCTCTGACACAA AAAGGACTAAAGAATGTATTTGACGAAGCGATATTGGCAGCCCTGGAGCCACCAGAACCCAAGAAGAAAAGACGCCCTTGTTCACTGTTATGA